Proteins from a single region of Juglans microcarpa x Juglans regia isolate MS1-56 chromosome 5S, Jm3101_v1.0, whole genome shotgun sequence:
- the LOC121267004 gene encoding eukaryotic translation initiation factor NCBP, producing the protein MESVAEKKESEIHNDSNGENTQQTLDYSSSLSATTDNTNTSNSISKEAQERQARDLKAGLHPLKYKFVFWYTRRTPGVRTQTSYEDNIKKIVDFSTVEGFWVCYCHLARPSSLPSPTDLHLFKEGIRPLWEDSANCNGGKWIIRFKKVVSGRFWEDLILALVGDQLDYGDNICGAVLSIRFNEDIVSVWNRNASDHQAVMALRDAIKRHLKLPHSYLMEYKPHDASLRDNSSYRNTWLRG; encoded by the exons ATGGAGTCGGTAGCAGAGAAGAAGGAATCGGAGATCCACAACGACAGCAACGGTGAAAATACCCAGCAAACTCTAGATTATTCTTCTTCGTTGTCGGCAACTACTGATAACACTAATACCAGCAACAGTATCAGTAAAGAAGCCCAGGAACGCCAAGCTCGCGACCTCAAAGCTGGCCTTCATCCCCTCAAG TACAAGTTTGTATTTTGGTACACTCGCCGAACCCCTGGAGTTAGAACGCAAACATCATACGAAGACAACATAAAGAAGATTGTTGACTTCAGTACG GTTGAAGGTTTCTGGGTCTGCTATTGCCATTTAGCTCGCCCTTCCTCCTTGCCAAGTCCAACAGATTTGCATCTTTTCAAGGAGGGAATCCGCCCTCTATGGGAG GACTCTGCTAACTGTAATGGGGGTAAGTGGATAATTCGATTCAAAAAGGTTGTATCAGGGCGCTTCTGGGAAGACTTG ATTCTTGCTTTAGTGGGCGACCAACTTGATTATGGAGATAACATATGCGGTGCAGTACTAAGCATTCGTTTCAATGAGGATATAGTAAGTGTGTGGAATCGCAATGCATCTGATCATCAG GCTGTAATGGCTCTAAGAGATGCAATCAAACGGCACTTGAAGCTTCCCCACAGCTATCTTATGGAGTACAAGCCCCATGATGCTTCTCTGCGTGACAACTCATCCTACAGAAACACATGGTTGAGGGGGTAG